One Veillonellaceae bacterium DNA segment encodes these proteins:
- a CDS encoding ShlB/FhaC/HecB family hemolysin secretion/activation protein → MLKKTVVMAAAALAVSSICQAAVSDAGIGDYYKKEQKLYQKDALPSSDNILNKVEQEKDAAKPDNIIIAIRKINTNKSAILSDAELKGIKEKYEGRELGLSDLYKAVAEINALYKAKSYITAKAVLPPQKIENGIVKIQLVEGRFGEFLIQGNRHTEDSYFKNRLSLSSGDLVKLDQLQKDIFYFNNTNDVALRAELRPGKEFGTTDCILLVKEPAKWQTTMFADNAGRDESGLYRAGIVVTNNSLFGNRETLTLNPTWTKGTMGGSIAYSAPVDKLGTRLGFSYSKNQVNIVSGPYESMDIAGDSSDVGLSISHPFAVTANRKVEGYAELHWKDSSTDFFGNTLLDSEVKTATLGSSIRTIDNKGVWYSQYSLTGISASKKDAYTDKHFWRFNLSAIRHQALADRRSIIWRLSGQMTNNSELPSSEQMSLGGMSSVKGYHEGVLCGDQGYYIGVEYNFPLHDANKFKGLLFLDHGSTYNSFTNGSQSHDFLTSTGIGVVFSSSPGLFGKVVVGIPLNSSKEHDKTRIHLFLQSKIK, encoded by the coding sequence ATGCTTAAAAAGACAGTTGTTATGGCTGCAGCTGCATTAGCTGTGAGCAGCATATGTCAGGCGGCGGTATCCGATGCGGGAATAGGGGATTATTATAAAAAAGAGCAGAAATTATATCAAAAAGATGCTTTGCCAAGCAGTGATAACATCCTGAACAAGGTAGAGCAAGAAAAAGACGCTGCTAAGCCTGATAATATAATTATTGCGATTAGAAAGATTAACACCAATAAGTCAGCAATCTTGAGCGACGCCGAGCTTAAAGGAATAAAGGAAAAATATGAAGGGCGTGAGCTGGGGCTTAGCGACCTTTATAAAGCAGTTGCCGAGATCAACGCGCTCTATAAAGCAAAAAGCTATATTACCGCCAAAGCAGTTTTACCGCCGCAAAAGATTGAGAACGGAATCGTTAAAATTCAACTCGTCGAAGGGCGGTTTGGAGAATTTCTAATTCAAGGAAACCGGCATACCGAAGATTCTTATTTTAAAAATCGGCTTTCGCTAAGCAGCGGTGATTTAGTAAAATTGGATCAATTGCAAAAAGATATTTTTTATTTCAATAATACTAATGATGTGGCATTGCGGGCAGAACTGCGGCCGGGCAAGGAATTTGGCACAACTGACTGTATATTGCTTGTAAAAGAACCGGCCAAATGGCAGACCACTATGTTCGCCGACAATGCGGGACGCGATGAGAGCGGACTTTATCGTGCCGGTATAGTTGTAACCAATAACAGTTTATTTGGCAACCGTGAGACCTTAACGCTTAATCCGACTTGGACCAAGGGAACGATGGGCGGATCTATAGCTTATAGCGCGCCGGTGGACAAGCTTGGCACTCGGCTTGGTTTTAGTTATAGCAAGAATCAGGTCAATATTGTATCCGGGCCCTATGAAAGTATGGATATTGCCGGTGACTCCTCCGATGTTGGCCTCAGCATAAGTCATCCGTTCGCTGTCACAGCAAACCGGAAGGTGGAAGGCTATGCTGAATTGCATTGGAAGGATTCAAGTACTGATTTTTTTGGCAATACCTTGCTTGATTCAGAGGTTAAGACGGCCACATTAGGCAGCAGCATTCGTACAATCGACAATAAGGGAGTATGGTACAGCCAGTACAGTCTTACCGGTATATCTGCCTCTAAGAAAGATGCATATACCGACAAGCATTTTTGGCGGTTCAATTTATCAGCCATCCGGCATCAGGCTTTAGCCGACCGTCGCAGTATAATCTGGCGGTTATCAGGGCAAATGACCAACAACAGTGAGTTGCCGTCTTCTGAACAAATGTCCTTAGGCGGCATGTCATCAGTAAAAGGTTATCATGAAGGAGTATTATGCGGCGACCAGGGCTATTACATTGGTGTCGAGTATAATTTCCCGCTGCACGACGCGAATAAATTTAAAGGGCTACTTTTTCTTGATCATGGCAGTACCTATAACTCCTTTACAAATGGCTCGCAAAGTCATGACTTTTTGACAAGTACGGGTATCGGTGTTGTTTTTAGCAGTTCGCCCGGTCTCTTTGGCAAAGTAGTAGTAGGTATTCCGCTTAATTCATCTAAGGAACATGATAAAACACGGATTCATTTGTTCTTGCAGTCAAAGATCAAATAA